The following are encoded in a window of Carya illinoinensis cultivar Pawnee chromosome 15, C.illinoinensisPawnee_v1, whole genome shotgun sequence genomic DNA:
- the LOC122296681 gene encoding uncharacterized protein LOC122296681: MNVLEEKWKKFRLSEGEATNIIFEEEEAEGLQFKEDWSLVCKACSMRTISKVVLESTMAKVWRISKAAIFTEVSTNIFVVTFETQADKLRVSEGRPWLFDSHLIALKMFDGLTPPQGMVFDHASFWVRMHSLPLSYMTKARGEQIGGTVGRVEEVVTQDDGSGWGNFLRVQINLNITQPLDRGRTIMVKGKEMWIPFSYEKLPRFCFSCGCIVHREECCSNIYGKEEGEEQYGSWMRASSGPQGRFYTNNRTESERKNKGKYGEEVGKEEKGGLKKR, from the coding sequence ATGAATGTGCTGGAGGAGAAATGGAAGAAGTTCAGGCTCTCAGAGGGAGAGgcaacaaatattatttttgaggaAGAGGAAGCAGAAGGCTTACAATTCAAGGAAGACTGGAGTTTAGTGTGTAAGGCATGTTCGATGAGAACAATTAGTAAGGTAGTGCTTGAGTCAACTATGGCAAAGGTTTGGAGGATTAGTAAGGCTGCGATTTTCACAGAGGTGAGTACTAACATTTTTGTAGTCACTTTTGAAACACAAGCTGATAAACTGAGGGTTTCGGAAGGTAGGCCGTGGTTATTCGATAGTCATCTGATTGCATTGAAGATGTTTGATGGTTTGACTCCTCCACAAGGGATGGTGTTTGATCATGCAAGCTTTTGGGTTCGTATGCACAGTCTGCCTTTATCCTATATGACTAAGGCTCGGGGTGAACAAATTGGGGGAACAGTAGGGAGGGTCGAGGAGGTGGTAACTCAAGATGATGGAAGTGGATGGGGCAATTTTCTTAGAGTTCAGATTAATCTGAACATCACACAGCCTCTTGATCGAGGTAGAACAATAAtggtaaaaggaaaagaaatgtggATTCCATTTAGCTATGAAAAACTACCAAGGTTCTGCTTCTCATGTGGATGCATAGTTCACAGGGAGGAATGCTGCAGCAACATTTATGGAAAGGAAGAGGGTGAAGAGCAGTATGGTTCATGGATGAGAGCAAGCTCAGGGCCACAGGGGAGATTTTATACCAACAACAGAACTGagagtgaaaggaaaaataaaggaaaatatgGAGAGGAGGTGGGGAAGGAAGAGAAAGGAGGACTGAAGAAGCGGTAG
- the LOC122297470 gene encoding xanthotoxin 5-hydroxylase CYP82C4-like, with translation MDLYIQLTAIIAMVISLRFLYRSLLRKTKRGNKGIKSNEAPEPAGAWPIIGHLHLLGGGDELLYRTLGAMADKYGPAFNIRLGSRRAFVVSSWEVAKECFTINDKALASRPTTVAAKHMGYNYAVFGFAPYSPFWREMRKIATLELLSNRRLEMLKHVRASEVDMGIRELYDSCVQNSSGRSTNTPLLVELKRWLEDLTLNVVVRMVAGKRYFGASAACDDGEARRCQKAISQFFHLIGIFVVSDALPFLGWLDMQGHERAMKKTAMELDSILEGWLGEHRRRRSSGEVKGEGEQDFIDVMLSLQEEGQLSNFQYDADTSIKSTCLALILGGSDTTAGTLTWAISLLLNNRHVLKKAQEELDLHVGMERQVDESDIKNLTYLQAIIKETLRLYPAGPLLGPREAFEDCTVAGYHVPAGTRLVVNIWKIQRDPRVWSNPSTFQPERFTTSHVNVDVRGQQFELIPFGSGRRSCPGVSFALQVLHLTLARLLHGFELATPLDQPVDMTESPGLTIPKATPLEVLIQPRLHSKLYGY, from the exons ATGGATCTCTACATACAATTAACTGCCATTATTGCTATGGTTATTTCTCTAAGATTTCTCTACCGTTCTTTGCTTCGAAAGACAAAGAGAGGTAACAAGGGCATCAAAAGCAACGAGGCTCCTGAACCAGCTGGTGCATGGCCAATTATCGGCCACCTCCACCTTCTAGGTGGCGGAGATGAACTTCTATACCGAACACTAGGCGCAATGGCTGACAAATACGGGCCGGCATTTAACATCCGCCTAGGCAGCCGCCGTGCTTTTGTCGTGAGTTCATGGGAAGTGGCGAAGGAATGCTTCACTATCAATGACAAGGCATTGGCTTCACGCCCCACCACAGTCGCGGCCAAGCACATGGGCTACAACTATGCTGTGTTTGGATTTGCTCCCTACAGCCCTTTTTGGCGCGAGATGCGAAAGATTGCTACCCTCGAACTTCTTTCAAACCGTCGACTCGAGATGCTCAAGCATGTTAGGGCCTCCGAAGTTGACATGGGGATAAGGGAGCTCTACGATTCATGCGTGCAAAACAGCTCCGGGAGGAGTACTAATACTCCTTTGCTTGTCGAACTTAAACGATGGTTGGAGGACTTGACACTGAATGTGGTGGTGCGAATGGTGGCAGGAAAACGGTATTTTGGGGCCTCAGCTGCCTGTGACGATGGCGAAGCCAGGAGGTGTCAGAAAGCAATTAGTCAGTTTTTTCATCTGATTGGTATTTTTGTGGTCTCGGACGCACTTCCTTTTCTGGGTTGGTTAGATATGCAGGGTCATGAAAGGGCGATGAAGAAGACGGCCATGGAGTTGGATTCCATACTCGAAGGTTGGCTTGGGGAGCATCGTCGAAGGAGAAGTTCAGGTGAAGTTAAGGGTGAGGGTGAGCAGGACTTCATTGATGTGATGTTGTCACTTCAGGAGGAAGGTCAGCTGTCAAATTTTCAATATGATGCAGATACAAGCATCAAATCTACCTGCCTG GCGCTTATCCTTGGTGGAAGTGACACTACAGCAGGAACACTAACGTGGGCGATCTCATTACTTCTAAACAATCGACATGTGTTGAAGAAGGCACAAGAGGAATTAGATCTTCATGTTGGAATGGAAAGACAGGTTGATGAGTCGGATATAAAAAACCTTACTTATCTTCAAGCCATTATCAAGGAAACCCTCCGCCTATATCCCGCAGGTCCCTTATTAGGACCGCGAGAAGCATTTGAGGATTGCACTGTGGCTGGCTATCATGTGCCTGCCGGCACCCGCTTAGTGGTGAACATTTGGAAGATTCAAAGAGATCCAAGGGTTTGGTCTAATCCATCTACTTTTCAGCCAGAAAGATTTACCACAAGTCATGTGAATGTTGACGTTAGGGGTCAACAGTTTGAACTTATTCCTTTTGGCTCCGGGAGAAGGTCATGCCCCGGTGTGTCATTTGCACTCCAAGTTCTTCACTTGACCCTTGCTCGTCTCCTTCATGGCTTTGAATTGGCAACCCCATTGGATCAACCTGTTGACATGACTGAAAGCCCGGGTTTAACTATCCCTAAAGCAACTCCATTAGAGGTTCTTATTCAGCCACGCCTCCATTCTAAACTCTATGGCTATTGA